From Coffea arabica cultivar ET-39 chromosome 10e, Coffea Arabica ET-39 HiFi, whole genome shotgun sequence, one genomic window encodes:
- the LOC113712121 gene encoding wall-associated receptor kinase 2 has protein sequence MASSKNTTYKLKPHYPKTKQPSQSKASPDMKFAQVILFILMVSLKPAITPAAAYPYLRIAKDGCSDTCGNIKIPYPFGMTKDCYLKSNFSVTCNHSYNPPKLFLQDSNVNVTKISLEGQLNILKFVARKCPDQPESDHEPSFRFPEFTINSTVNKFTAVGCDTYGFLQSFHSVKGTAVDQTIGCITMCFNPSAVVNGSSSGGGCCQTSIPQGMTNFELKAESYYSHRYVKEFSPCSFAFVVEEGKFNFTFDNLTNLRGVDKLPMVLDWGIGDENQTCETERKDSTTYACQQNTYCVNGKGNYRGYRCFCNEGYEGNPYLPNTGCQDIDECQKEETNNCKFKKLCKNVEGGYNCSCPMGYLQKDDGKGSEGCIPKPKKSYQALVAGILEGVAVGTMVLLMVCSWCLYVSKKRKMMWLKEKFFRENGGLLLQKRLNGQEESSNAPRIFSGRDLEKATNNFHDGNIIGQGGFGIVYKGRLIDNKEVAIKKSKTVDPNQIEQFINEVVILSQINHKNVVKLFGCCLETEVPLLVYEFINNDTLFNHLHNKKRACGISWDIRLKIGAETAEALSYLHSAASPPIIHRDIKTTNILLDEEFTAKVSDFGASRLGLLDQDQLSTVVQGTRGYLDPEFFQTFQLTEKSDVYSFGVVLVELLTGKKPVCFNRSEGEISLSNHFLSSMKENRLFQILEDSVASDENIDQLRQVAVLAERCLNVKGADRPSMKEVAMELVGLRITLKHTWTQGSQALNQEEIEPLIDHQEQSNPSGGGDIILTTTYYSLQNHEIQPIAHGR, from the exons ATGGCCTCCTCCAAGAACACCACATACAAGTTAAAACCTCATTATCCCAAAACTAAGCAGCCATCCCAGTCCAAAGCTTCCCCAGATATGAAATTTGCTCAAGTTATACTTTTCATATTGATGGTGTCCTTAAAGCCAGCTATCACCCCGGCAGCAGCATACCCTTATTTACGCATAGCGAAGGATGGCTGCAGTGATACCTGCGGAAATATAAAGATCCCGTACCCATTTGGCATGACAAAAGATTGTTATCTGAAGTCCAACTTTTCAGTCACTTGTAACCATTCTTATAATCCTCCCAAATTATTTCTACAAGACTCAAACGTTAACGTCACAAAAATATCCCTTGAAGGTCAATTGAACATTCTGAAGTTTGTAGCTCGCAAATGTCCTGATCAACCGGAATCTGATCATGAACCCTCTTTCCGATTTCCCGAATTCACAATCAATAGTACCGTTAACAAATTCACAGCAGTTGGCTGCGACACCTATGGTTTTCTCCAAAGCTTCCACTCTGTCAAGGGGACTGCTGTAGATCAAACTATTGGGTGCATCACCATGTGTTTCAACCCGTCTGCCGTGGTTAATGGTTCCTCGTCCGGCGGTGGATGCTGCCAGACATCAATCCCGCAAGGAATGACAAATTTCGAGTTGAAAGCGGAAAGTTATTACAGTCATAGATATGTTAAAGAGTTCAGTCCTTGTAGCTTTGCCTTTGTTGTTGAAGAAGGTAAGTTCAACTTTACTTTCGACAACCTTACCAATTTACGGGGGGTAGACAAACTTCCTATGGTACTTGACTGGGGGATTGGAGATGAAAATCAGACGTGTGAAACAGAAAGAAAGGACTCGACTACTTATGCTTGTCAGCAAAATACCTATTGTGTAAATGGAAAAGGTAATTACAGGGGATATCGTTGTTTCTGCAACGAGGGTTATGAAGGTAATCCTTACTTGCCAAATACTGGTTGCCAAG ATATTGATGAATGTCAAAAAGAAGAGACCAATAATTGCAAATTCAAAAAACTTTGCAAAAACGTCGAAGGAGGCTACAATTGCTCTTGCCCGATGGGGTACCTTCAGAAAGATGATGGAAAAGGGAGTGAAGGTTGCATCCCTAAACCTAAGAAAAGTTATCAAGCACTTGTGGCTGGTATTCTTGAAG GTGTTGCTGTGGGCACTATGGTTCTGCTAATGGTCTGTTCTTGGTGCTTGTACgtgtccaagaaaagaaagatgatGTGGCTGAAGGAAAAATTCTTTCGAGAAAATGGAGGGCTACTCCTACAAAAGCGACTCAATGGACAAGAAGAATCCTCAAATGCCCCAAGAATTTTCAGTGGCAGAGATCTTGAGAAGGCAACAAACAACTTCCATGACGGTAACATTATTGGTCAAGGAGGTTTTGGGATAGTCTACAAAGGTCGTCTAATAGACAACAAAGAAGTTGCTATCAAGAAGTCAAAAACAGTTGATCCCAACCAAATTGAGCAATTCATCAATGAGGTTGTGATTCTGTCACAAATTAACCACAAAAATGTGGTTAAGCTCTTTGGTTGTTGTCTCGAGACAGAGGTACCTTTACTCGTTTATGAATTTATCAACAATGACACTCTTTTTAACCATTTACACAACAAGAAGCGGGCATGTGGAATTAGTTGGGACATCCGACTGAAAATAGGTGCAGAAACTGCAGAAGCCCTCTCATATTTGCACTCCGCTGCTTCACCTCCCATCATCCATAGGGACATAAAGACCACGAACATACTTCTGGACGAGGAATTTACAGCAAAAGTATCCGATTTCGGTGCTTCAAGATTGGGCCTTCTTGATCAAGATCAACTATCTACAGTGGTGCAAGGAACTCGAGGATATCTGGACCCTGAATTCTTCCAAACATTTCAGTTGACAGAGAAAAGTGATGTTTATAGCTTTGGAGTCGTTCTTGTGGAGCTACTAACAGGGAAAAAGCCCGTATGCTTCAATAGATCAGAGGGTGAGATAAGTTTAAGCAATCATTTCCTTTCTTCCATGAAAGAAAACCGACTGTTTCAAATTCTTGAAGATTCTGTCGCGTCTGATGAGAATATTGACCAATTGAGACAAGTTGCTGTGCTTGCCGAACGATGCCTAAATGTAAAAGGCGCCGACAGGCCTTCCATGAAAGAAGTAGCAATGGAACTGGTAGGGTTGCGAATCACATTAAAGCATACTTGGACTCAAGGTTCTCAAGCTTTAAACCAAGAAGAGATTGAGCCCCTGATTGATCATCAAGAACAATCCAATCCCTCCGGTGGCGGTGATATTATCTTGACAACTACATATTATAGCCTCCAAAATCACGAAATACAGCCAATTGCCCATGGGAGATGA